The Streptomyces sp. NBC_01689 genome includes a window with the following:
- a CDS encoding SIMPL domain-containing protein: protein MTPTEEPQPALPYGTPAAPRIAVRGEAHLEVDPEIARIGITLTARGTDRRTALTDLTHRNTTALDLIKSYGEAVTHIETGAYSISPELTRHGRGERIRAYHGRVHITAELTDFTALGELTTRLADLDLIRIDGPWWDLRPDSPAHRQARRQAVHEAVQRAREYAEALDTTLAALVELADIGAENTPPHLAAPAGALRSRSFAGAAPEEAPALDLEPQRQHVHAQVNARFTMNPPQL, encoded by the coding sequence ATGACCCCCACCGAAGAACCCCAACCAGCCCTCCCCTACGGCACACCCGCCGCACCCCGCATCGCCGTCCGCGGCGAAGCCCACCTCGAAGTCGACCCCGAGATCGCCCGCATCGGCATCACCCTCACCGCCCGCGGCACCGACCGCCGCACAGCCCTCACCGACCTCACCCACCGCAACACCACCGCCCTCGACCTCATCAAGTCCTACGGCGAAGCCGTCACCCACATCGAGACCGGCGCCTACTCCATCAGCCCCGAACTCACCCGACACGGCCGCGGCGAACGCATCCGCGCCTACCACGGCCGCGTCCACATCACCGCCGAACTCACCGACTTCACCGCACTCGGCGAACTCACCACCCGACTGGCCGACCTCGACCTCATCCGCATCGACGGCCCCTGGTGGGACCTCCGCCCCGACTCACCCGCCCACCGCCAAGCCCGCCGACAAGCCGTCCACGAAGCCGTCCAACGCGCCCGCGAATACGCCGAAGCCCTCGACACCACCCTCGCCGCCCTCGTCGAACTCGCCGACATCGGCGCCGAGAACACCCCACCCCACCTCGCCGCCCCCGCCGGCGCCCTGCGCTCCAGGTCCTTCGCCGGCGCAGCCCCCGAAGAAGCCCCCGCCCTCGACCTCGAACCCCAACGCCAGCACGTCCACGCCCAGGTCAACGCCCGATTCACCATGAACCCACCCCAACTGTGA
- a CDS encoding branched-chain amino acid ABC transporter permease, giving the protein MNTLPQQLANGLFLGSMYGLIAIGYTMVYGIVQLINFAHGEIFMTGGFGALSVYLYVLPDGTSMWIALPAMLIGGGLVAVLIAVGAERFAYRPLRGAPRLAPLITAIGLSLALQQVVFNWYPNAKNDLKFPQLPFGPVHIGSVSVQSGSVFVIIAAPLCMAALALFVRMSRTGRAMQATAQDPDTAQLMGIDTNRIIVIAFAIGGFFAAVASVAYGLRYGTVKFDMGFQMGLKAFTAAVLGGIGNIYGAMIGGLVLGLAETLATSYIDGIPGMQQLGGGGWSSVWAFVLLILVLLFRPQGLVGERVADRA; this is encoded by the coding sequence GTGAACACCCTGCCGCAGCAGCTGGCCAACGGGCTGTTCCTCGGCTCGATGTACGGGCTGATCGCCATCGGCTACACGATGGTGTACGGCATCGTCCAGCTCATCAACTTCGCCCACGGCGAGATCTTCATGACCGGAGGCTTCGGCGCACTCTCGGTCTACCTCTACGTCCTGCCCGACGGCACATCCATGTGGATAGCCCTTCCGGCGATGCTCATCGGCGGAGGCCTCGTCGCCGTCCTCATCGCCGTCGGAGCCGAACGGTTCGCCTACCGTCCGCTACGCGGCGCACCACGCCTCGCACCACTCATCACCGCCATCGGCCTCTCCCTCGCACTCCAGCAGGTCGTCTTCAACTGGTACCCGAACGCCAAGAACGACCTCAAGTTCCCCCAACTCCCCTTCGGACCCGTACACATCGGCTCCGTCAGCGTCCAGAGCGGCAGCGTCTTCGTCATCATCGCCGCCCCCCTCTGCATGGCGGCCCTCGCCCTGTTCGTCCGCATGTCCCGCACCGGCCGCGCCATGCAGGCCACCGCACAGGACCCGGACACCGCACAGCTCATGGGCATCGACACCAACCGCATCATCGTCATCGCCTTCGCCATCGGCGGCTTCTTCGCCGCCGTCGCCTCCGTCGCCTACGGACTGCGCTACGGCACCGTCAAGTTCGACATGGGCTTCCAGATGGGCCTCAAAGCCTTCACCGCGGCCGTCCTCGGCGGCATCGGCAACATCTACGGCGCCATGATCGGCGGCCTCGTCCTCGGCCTCGCCGAGACCCTGGCCACCTCCTACATCGACGGCATCCCCGGCATGCAGCAGCTCGGCGGCGGCGGCTGGTCCTCCGTCTGGGCCTTCGTCCTCCTCATCCTCGTACTGCTGTTCAGGCCACAAGGCCTGGTCGGCGAACGCGTCGCGGACAGGGCGTGA
- a CDS encoding PaaI family thioesterase — translation MGEQSHVKFPQEVLDEYAALGVDLPALFSAGHLGTRMGVQIVEASADRVVGTMPVEGNTQPYGLLHGGASAVLAETLGSVGSMLHGGSSKIAVGVDLNCTHHRGARSGLVTGVATPVHRGRSTATYEIVITDEDGKRVCTARLTCLLRDVRPGDEQHVRAQG, via the coding sequence ATGGGCGAGCAGAGCCACGTGAAGTTCCCGCAAGAGGTCCTCGACGAGTACGCCGCGCTCGGTGTCGACCTGCCCGCCCTCTTCTCCGCGGGCCACCTCGGCACCCGTATGGGCGTGCAGATCGTCGAAGCCTCCGCGGACCGGGTCGTCGGCACCATGCCCGTCGAGGGCAACACCCAGCCGTACGGACTCCTCCACGGCGGCGCCTCCGCCGTCCTCGCGGAGACCCTCGGCTCCGTCGGCTCCATGCTGCACGGCGGCAGCTCCAAGATCGCCGTCGGCGTCGACCTGAACTGCACCCACCACCGCGGCGCCCGCTCCGGCCTCGTCACCGGCGTGGCCACACCCGTCCACCGCGGGCGCTCCACCGCCACGTACGAGATCGTCATCACCGACGAGGACGGCAAGCGCGTGTGCACCGCGCGACTGACCTGCCTGCTCCGCGACGTGAGGCCCGGCGACGAACAGCACGTACGCGCCCAGGGCTGA
- a CDS encoding ABC transporter ATP-binding protein, which yields MTTTTAPSPVLEASGVTMRFGGLTAVRSVDLTVNTGEIVGLIGPNGAGKTTFFNCLTGLYVPTEGKVSYKGTVLPPKPHLVTSAGIARTFQNIRLFANMTVLENVLVGRHTRTKEGLWSALLRGPGFRKAEAASRERAMELLEFIGLAHKADHLSRNLPYGEQRKLEIARAMASEPGLLLLDEPTAGMNPQETRATEDLVFAIRDRGIAVLVIEHDMRFIFNLSDRVACLVQGEKLVEGTSDVVQGDERVIAAYLGTPFEGAPGADELAEVEAAEAGGTATATAPVVPAQATAEPADTTETADTPDPDGTTEPADTTGPATTPETTEPADTTEPADTTEPADTPDAPATPPTTGTPEAAQDDTSAESTTSKEGNAQ from the coding sequence ATGACCACCACCACAGCCCCCAGCCCCGTCCTCGAGGCCAGCGGCGTCACCATGCGCTTCGGCGGCCTCACCGCCGTCCGCAGCGTCGACCTCACCGTCAACACCGGAGAGATCGTCGGCCTCATCGGCCCCAACGGCGCCGGCAAGACCACCTTCTTCAACTGCCTCACCGGCCTCTACGTCCCCACCGAGGGCAAGGTCTCCTACAAGGGCACCGTCCTCCCGCCCAAACCCCACCTCGTCACCAGCGCCGGCATCGCCCGCACCTTCCAGAACATCCGGCTCTTCGCCAACATGACCGTCCTGGAGAACGTGCTCGTCGGCCGCCACACCCGCACCAAAGAAGGCCTCTGGTCCGCCCTCCTGCGCGGCCCCGGCTTCCGCAAGGCCGAAGCCGCCTCCCGCGAACGCGCCATGGAACTGCTGGAGTTCATCGGCCTCGCCCACAAGGCCGACCACCTCTCCCGCAACCTCCCCTACGGCGAACAGCGCAAGCTGGAGATCGCCCGCGCCATGGCCAGCGAACCCGGCCTCCTCCTCCTGGACGAACCCACCGCCGGCATGAACCCCCAGGAGACCCGCGCCACCGAGGACCTCGTCTTCGCCATCCGCGACCGCGGCATCGCCGTCCTCGTCATCGAGCACGACATGCGCTTCATCTTCAACCTCTCCGACCGCGTCGCCTGCCTCGTCCAGGGCGAGAAACTCGTCGAAGGCACCTCCGACGTCGTCCAGGGCGACGAACGCGTCATCGCCGCCTACCTCGGCACCCCCTTCGAAGGCGCCCCCGGCGCCGACGAACTCGCCGAGGTCGAAGCCGCCGAAGCCGGCGGCACCGCGACGGCGACCGCACCCGTCGTGCCCGCACAGGCCACCGCCGAACCCGCCGACACGACGGAAACGGCCGACACCCCGGACCCCGACGGCACGACCGAACCCGCCGACACGACCGGCCCGGCCACCACCCCGGAGACCACGGAACCGGCCGACACCACGGAACCGGCCGACACCACGGAACCGGCCGACACCCCGGACGCCCCGGCGACCCCGCCCACCACCGGGACCCCGGAAGCCGCCCAGGACGACACCTCCGCGGAGAGCACCACCAGCAAGGAAGGAAACGCCCAGTGA
- a CDS encoding branched-chain amino acid ABC transporter permease: protein MATTETTTPARGLVALPETAARALLAVGAVASIASTFMSWTYTSDFPGDLTYYGSPAGLQILDLVAGLLALLYTLTLWNVRGLGWLNPARATQPVVLAATAAFTVSWFSAIAIAVDLKGLVALDPGAYIAAVGSLVALLGALALPKPGDTFKDYVTKPENIPAPAKLPAWGERLAITAATAVALIVFSYGIGVDPEASETFLGYLFLVVFGTWALLAAGLFDRFAQLNARHKGFATSMAFLAAAIFPFVESDEHNANLGVNILVVATVALGLNIVVGLTGLLDLGYVAFLGVGAYAAALVSGSEFSRFSGVQFPFWAAMLTGMAASLVFGVLIGAPTLRLRGDYLAIVTLGFGEIFRITVNNLDGSSGPNLTNGPNGISMIPDLNIFGFNFGNSHDIAGFTLGRFANYFLLMLIITGLVVLVFNRAADSRIGRSWIAIREDETAATAMGINGFRVKLIAFALGASLAGLAGTVSAHVGYSVNPAPYQFAGSVPPNSAFLLAAVVLGGMGTVNGPILGATLLYMLPEKLSFLKEYQLLAFGAALVILMRFRPEGIIANRRRQLEFHEADETIDIPEQGLPDSTVGVTKAGA from the coding sequence ATGGCAACCACCGAGACCACCACCCCCGCCCGCGGCCTCGTCGCACTCCCCGAGACCGCCGCCCGCGCCCTCCTCGCCGTCGGCGCCGTCGCCAGCATCGCCAGCACCTTCATGTCCTGGACCTACACGTCCGACTTCCCCGGGGACCTCACCTACTACGGCTCCCCCGCCGGACTCCAGATCCTCGACCTCGTCGCCGGCCTCCTCGCCCTCCTCTACACCCTGACCCTCTGGAACGTCCGCGGCCTCGGCTGGCTCAACCCGGCACGCGCCACCCAGCCCGTCGTCCTCGCCGCCACCGCCGCGTTCACCGTCAGCTGGTTCAGCGCCATCGCCATCGCCGTCGACCTCAAGGGCCTCGTCGCCCTCGACCCCGGCGCCTACATCGCCGCCGTCGGCTCCCTCGTCGCCCTCCTCGGCGCCCTCGCACTCCCCAAGCCCGGTGACACCTTCAAGGACTACGTCACCAAGCCCGAGAACATCCCCGCCCCCGCCAAGCTCCCCGCCTGGGGCGAACGCCTCGCCATCACCGCCGCCACCGCCGTCGCCCTGATCGTCTTCAGCTACGGCATCGGCGTCGACCCCGAGGCAAGCGAAACGTTCCTGGGCTACCTGTTCCTCGTCGTCTTCGGCACCTGGGCCCTCCTCGCCGCCGGACTCTTCGACCGCTTCGCCCAACTCAACGCCCGGCACAAGGGATTCGCCACCTCCATGGCCTTCCTCGCCGCCGCGATCTTCCCCTTCGTCGAGAGCGACGAGCACAACGCCAACCTCGGCGTGAACATCCTCGTCGTCGCCACCGTCGCCCTCGGCCTCAACATCGTCGTCGGCCTCACCGGCCTCCTCGACCTCGGATACGTCGCCTTCCTCGGCGTCGGCGCCTACGCCGCCGCCCTCGTCTCCGGCTCCGAGTTCTCCCGCTTCTCCGGCGTCCAGTTCCCCTTCTGGGCCGCCATGCTCACCGGCATGGCCGCATCGCTCGTCTTCGGCGTCCTCATCGGCGCCCCCACCCTGCGACTGCGCGGCGACTACCTCGCCATCGTCACCCTCGGCTTCGGAGAGATCTTCCGCATCACCGTCAACAACCTCGACGGCTCCTCCGGACCCAACCTCACCAACGGCCCCAACGGCATCTCGATGATCCCCGACCTCAACATCTTCGGGTTCAACTTCGGCAACAGCCACGACATCGCCGGATTCACCCTCGGCCGGTTCGCCAACTACTTCCTGCTGATGCTGATCATCACCGGACTCGTCGTCCTGGTCTTCAACCGCGCCGCCGACTCCCGCATCGGCCGCTCCTGGATCGCCATCCGCGAGGACGAGACCGCCGCCACCGCCATGGGCATCAACGGCTTCCGCGTCAAGCTCATCGCCTTCGCCCTCGGCGCCTCCCTCGCCGGCCTCGCCGGCACGGTCAGCGCCCACGTCGGCTACAGCGTCAACCCGGCCCCGTACCAGTTCGCCGGCTCCGTACCCCCGAACTCCGCGTTCCTCCTCGCCGCGGTCGTCCTCGGCGGCATGGGCACCGTCAACGGCCCCATCCTCGGCGCCACCCTGCTCTACATGCTCCCCGAGAAGCTCAGCTTCCTGAAGGAGTACCAGCTCCTCGCCTTCGGCGCCGCGCTCGTCATCCTCATGCGCTTCCGCCCCGAGGGAATCATCGCCAACCGTCGCCGCCAACTCGAGTTCCACGAAGCCGACGAGACCATCGACATCCCCGAACAGGGCCTGCCCGACTCCACCGTCGGCGTCACCAAGGCAGGGGCGTGA
- a CDS encoding ABC transporter ATP-binding protein, with protein sequence MTALLEVEDLKVAYGKIEAVKGISFSVEAGQIVTLIGTNGAGKTTTLRTLSGLLKPVSGRITFDGQPLTGVPAHKIVSLGLAHSPEGRHIFPRLTITENLQLGAFLRTDKAGIEKDIQRAYDLFPILGERRKQAAGTLSGGEQQMLAMGRALMSQPKLLMLDEPSMGLSPIMMQKIMATIAELKADGTTILLVEQNAQAALSLADQGHVMEVGNIVLSGTGQDLLHDESVRKAYLGED encoded by the coding sequence GTGACCGCACTGCTCGAGGTCGAAGACCTCAAGGTCGCCTACGGCAAGATCGAAGCCGTCAAGGGCATCTCCTTCTCCGTCGAAGCCGGCCAGATCGTCACCCTCATCGGCACCAACGGCGCCGGCAAGACCACCACCCTGCGCACCCTCTCCGGCCTCCTCAAGCCCGTCTCCGGCCGCATCACCTTCGACGGACAACCCCTCACCGGAGTCCCCGCCCACAAGATCGTCTCCCTCGGCCTCGCCCACTCCCCCGAGGGACGCCACATCTTCCCCCGGCTCACCATCACCGAGAACCTCCAGCTCGGAGCCTTCCTCCGCACCGACAAAGCAGGCATCGAGAAAGACATCCAGCGCGCCTACGACCTCTTCCCCATCCTCGGGGAACGCCGCAAGCAGGCCGCCGGAACCCTCTCCGGCGGCGAACAGCAGATGCTCGCCATGGGCCGCGCCCTCATGTCCCAGCCCAAACTGCTCATGCTCGACGAACCCTCCATGGGCCTCTCCCCGATCATGATGCAGAAGATCATGGCCACCATCGCCGAACTCAAGGCCGACGGCACGACCATCCTCCTCGTCGAACAGAACGCCCAGGCGGCGCTCTCCCTCGCCGACCAGGGACACGTCATGGAAGTCGGCAACATCGTGCTCTCCGGAACCGGACAGGACCTCCTGCACGACGAGTCCGTACGCAAGGCCTACCTCGGCGAGGACTGA
- a CDS encoding branched-chain amino acid ABC transporter substrate-binding protein, whose product MRQRSLVILTSVLTTGALTLTACGSRDDGGNKDSGKKTEIIIGVDAPLTGQNSATGLGIQGGVQIAVDDANKNNTVPGVTFKVQALDDKAIPASGQQNATALVGNDKVLGVVGPLNSGVATQMQQVFATANLVEISPSNTAPELTQGKNWQTSKSRPFKTYFRTATTDALQGGFAAEYATTTLKKKNVFVVDDKQTYGAGLAKLFKAGFTKGGGKVAGEDHVNTGDTDFSALVTKIKNSKADLVYYGGQYDESEKLTKQLKDGGAKIPLFGGDGMFSDTYIQTAGKTSEGDLVTSVGQPVDSLPSAAEFIKKYKASGLKGDYGTYGGYSYDAATAIIKAIGNVVKDGKVPDDARAKIVDEVQKTKFDGIAGPVAFDEFGDTTNKQLTVYQVVDGKWKAVKSGTFNG is encoded by the coding sequence GTGCGACAGCGTTCTTTGGTCATACTCACCTCCGTGCTCACCACGGGAGCACTCACGCTGACCGCCTGCGGTTCGCGCGACGACGGTGGTAACAAGGACAGCGGCAAGAAGACCGAGATCATCATCGGTGTCGACGCCCCGCTGACCGGTCAGAACTCCGCCACCGGCCTCGGCATCCAGGGCGGCGTCCAGATCGCCGTCGACGACGCCAACAAGAACAACACCGTCCCCGGCGTGACCTTCAAGGTCCAGGCGCTCGACGACAAGGCGATCCCGGCCAGCGGCCAGCAGAACGCCACCGCCCTCGTCGGCAACGACAAGGTGCTCGGCGTCGTCGGCCCCCTCAACTCCGGTGTCGCCACCCAGATGCAGCAGGTCTTCGCGACCGCCAACCTGGTCGAGATCTCGCCCTCCAACACCGCGCCCGAACTCACCCAGGGCAAGAACTGGCAGACCTCGAAGTCCCGCCCGTTCAAGACGTACTTCCGCACCGCCACCACCGACGCCCTCCAGGGCGGCTTCGCGGCCGAGTACGCGACCACGACGCTCAAGAAGAAGAACGTCTTCGTCGTCGACGACAAGCAGACCTACGGCGCCGGCCTCGCCAAGCTGTTCAAGGCCGGCTTCACCAAGGGCGGCGGCAAGGTCGCGGGCGAGGACCACGTCAACACCGGCGACACCGACTTCTCCGCCCTCGTCACCAAGATCAAGAACTCCAAGGCCGACCTCGTCTACTACGGCGGCCAGTACGACGAGTCCGAGAAGCTCACCAAGCAGCTCAAGGACGGCGGCGCCAAGATCCCGCTCTTCGGCGGCGACGGCATGTTCAGCGACACCTACATCCAGACCGCCGGCAAGACCTCCGAGGGCGACCTCGTCACCTCGGTCGGCCAGCCCGTCGACTCCCTGCCCTCCGCCGCCGAGTTCATCAAGAAGTACAAGGCCTCCGGCCTCAAGGGCGACTACGGCACCTACGGCGGCTACTCCTACGACGCCGCCACCGCCATCATCAAGGCCATCGGCAACGTCGTGAAGGACGGCAAGGTCCCCGACGACGCCCGCGCCAAGATCGTCGACGAGGTCCAGAAGACCAAGTTCGACGGCATCGCCGGCCCCGTCGCCTTCGACGAGTTCGGTGACACCACCAACAAGCAGCTCACCGTCTACCAGGTCGTCGACGGCAAGTGGAAGGCCGTGAAGAGCGGCACGTTCAACGGCTGA
- a CDS encoding ANTAR domain-containing response regulator, with amino-acid sequence MTAPESPQPVDAPDDDKSHVPPLTTRVVIAEDEALIRLDLKEMLEEEGYSVVGEAGDGEQAVELAREHKPDLVILDVKMPKLDGISAAEKIAEEGIAPVLMLTAFSQRDLVERARDAGAMAYLVKPFSKSDVVPAIEMAVSRFAELKQLEQEVADLSLRLETRKLVDRAKSVLQTEYGLTEPAAFRWIQKTSMDRRMSMQQVAEAVIADAAEKKSSKG; translated from the coding sequence GTGACCGCCCCCGAGTCGCCCCAGCCCGTAGACGCGCCCGACGACGACAAGTCGCACGTGCCTCCGCTGACGACCCGTGTCGTCATCGCCGAGGACGAGGCGCTGATCCGTCTCGATCTGAAAGAGATGCTCGAGGAGGAGGGCTACTCCGTCGTGGGTGAGGCGGGGGACGGTGAGCAGGCCGTCGAGCTGGCCCGTGAGCACAAGCCCGATCTGGTGATCCTCGACGTGAAGATGCCGAAGCTGGACGGTATCTCGGCGGCGGAGAAGATCGCGGAGGAGGGCATCGCCCCGGTTTTGATGCTGACGGCGTTCTCGCAGCGCGATCTGGTGGAGCGGGCGCGGGACGCGGGTGCGATGGCGTATCTGGTGAAGCCGTTCAGCAAGAGTGATGTCGTGCCGGCGATCGAGATGGCCGTGTCGCGGTTCGCGGAGCTGAAGCAGTTGGAGCAGGAGGTCGCGGACCTGAGTCTGCGGCTGGAGACGCGGAAGCTGGTGGACCGGGCGAAGTCGGTGTTGCAGACGGAGTACGGGCTGACGGAGCCGGCGGCGTTCCGGTGGATCCAGAAGACGTCGATGGACCGGCGGATGTCGATGCAGCAGGTGGCCGAGGCGGTCATCGCGGACGCCGCGGAGAAGAAGTCGTCGAAGGGTTAG
- the pyk gene encoding pyruvate kinase gives MRRAKIVCTLGPATDSYDQIKALVDAGMDVARFNLSHGTHAEHEDRYQRVRKAADETGRSIGLLADLQGPKIRLGRFTEGPVLLERGDTFTITVEEGAQGDRHTCGTTYTGLATDVTPGERILVDDGKVCLEVTGVDGPRVHTTVIEGGMVSDHKGLNLPGVAVSVPALSDKDEADLRWALRTGFDVIALSFVRTGDDIHDVHRIMDEEGRRLPVIAKVEKPQAVDNIDGIVAAFDGIMVARGDLGVEMPLEQVPIVQKRAIKLAKRNAKPVIVATQMLDSMIDHSRPTRAEASDVANAVVDGTDAVMLSGETSVGKHPITTVRTMARIVAAAEEDILATGLPPLTERNKPRTHGGAVARAAAEMGDFLGAKFLVAFTQSGDTVRRLSRYRSPIPLLAFTPDPATRSQLSLTWGVETYLGPHVGSTDAMVDQVDELLLKYGRCQKGDIVVITAGSPPGVSGTTNLVRVHHIGEDDSPK, from the coding sequence ATGCGCCGAGCGAAAATCGTCTGCACCCTGGGCCCCGCCACCGACTCCTACGACCAGATCAAAGCCCTGGTCGACGCCGGAATGGACGTAGCCCGCTTCAACCTCAGCCATGGCACCCACGCCGAACACGAGGACCGCTACCAGCGCGTACGCAAGGCCGCCGACGAAACCGGCCGCAGCATCGGACTCCTCGCCGACCTTCAAGGCCCGAAGATCCGACTCGGCCGCTTCACCGAAGGCCCCGTACTCCTTGAACGCGGAGACACCTTCACCATCACCGTCGAAGAAGGCGCCCAGGGCGACCGCCACACCTGCGGCACCACCTACACCGGACTCGCCACCGATGTCACCCCCGGTGAGCGCATCCTCGTCGACGACGGAAAAGTCTGCCTCGAAGTCACCGGCGTCGACGGCCCCCGCGTCCACACCACCGTCATCGAAGGCGGCATGGTCTCCGACCACAAAGGCCTCAACCTCCCCGGCGTCGCCGTCTCCGTCCCCGCCCTCTCCGACAAGGACGAAGCAGACCTCCGCTGGGCCCTGCGCACCGGCTTCGACGTCATCGCCCTCTCCTTCGTCCGCACCGGCGACGACATCCACGACGTCCACCGCATCATGGACGAAGAAGGCCGCCGCCTCCCCGTCATCGCCAAGGTCGAGAAACCCCAGGCCGTCGACAACATCGACGGCATCGTCGCCGCCTTCGACGGCATCATGGTCGCCCGCGGCGACCTCGGCGTCGAAATGCCCCTCGAACAAGTCCCCATCGTCCAGAAACGCGCCATCAAACTGGCCAAGCGCAACGCCAAACCGGTCATCGTCGCCACCCAGATGCTCGACTCCATGATCGACCACTCCCGCCCCACCCGCGCGGAAGCCTCCGACGTCGCCAACGCCGTCGTCGACGGCACCGACGCCGTCATGCTCTCCGGCGAGACCAGCGTCGGCAAACACCCCATCACCACCGTCCGCACCATGGCACGCATCGTCGCCGCCGCCGAGGAAGACATCCTCGCCACCGGCCTGCCACCCCTCACCGAACGCAACAAGCCCCGCACCCACGGCGGCGCCGTCGCCCGCGCGGCCGCCGAGATGGGCGACTTCCTCGGCGCCAAGTTCCTCGTCGCCTTCACCCAGTCCGGCGACACCGTCCGCCGCCTCTCCCGCTACCGCTCACCCATCCCGCTGCTCGCCTTCACCCCGGACCCGGCGACCCGCTCCCAGCTCAGCCTGACCTGGGGCGTCGAGACCTACCTCGGCCCGCACGTCGGCTCCACCGACGCGATGGTCGACCAGGTCGACGAACTGCTGCTGAAGTACGGCCGCTGCCAGAAGGGCGACATCGTGGTCATCACGGCCGGCTCCCCGCCCGGCGTCTCCGGCACGACCAACCTCGTCCGCGTCCACCACATCGGAGAGGACGACAGCCCCAAGTAG